One window from the genome of Moorena sp. SIOASIH encodes:
- a CDS encoding phosphate ABC transporter substrate-binding protein — MKKLTTLASMSMGLVACFWLQSCAQSPEVATQSTDQLQGKLVLTGSSTVAPLASEIGKRFESENPGVRVDVQTGGSSRGIADARQGVADIGMVSRDLKQSEKDLQGFAIARDGIGIIVHKTNPVQSLSNQQIVDIYQGKIDNWQDVGGKRAPITVVNKAEGRSTLELFLKYFQLKNSEIKADVVIGDNEQGIKTVAGNPNGIGYVSIGTAEYSSKQDVPIKLLPVAGIAATTENVQNGTFPLSRSLTLVTKTIPVGLDKAFIEFSRSQKVQDIVKEQNFVPLEE, encoded by the coding sequence ATGAAAAAATTAACAACACTGGCATCAATGTCTATGGGTTTAGTAGCTTGCTTTTGGCTACAATCCTGTGCCCAATCCCCAGAAGTAGCTACCCAATCAACCGATCAGTTGCAGGGTAAGTTAGTTTTAACCGGTTCTAGTACAGTAGCCCCCCTGGCGTCGGAAATTGGCAAGCGTTTTGAATCAGAAAATCCTGGTGTACGGGTGGATGTGCAGACAGGAGGCTCGTCTCGCGGTATTGCAGATGCTCGCCAAGGAGTCGCTGATATTGGCATGGTGTCTCGTGACCTCAAGCAAAGCGAGAAAGATCTGCAAGGGTTTGCGATCGCTCGTGATGGGATTGGCATTATCGTCCATAAAACTAATCCGGTGCAATCCCTGAGTAATCAACAGATTGTGGATATCTATCAGGGCAAAATTGACAACTGGCAGGATGTGGGAGGCAAGAGGGCACCAATTACAGTAGTCAACAAAGCCGAGGGGCGCTCTACCTTGGAGTTATTTCTGAAGTACTTCCAGCTGAAAAATAGCGAGATTAAGGCAGATGTGGTGATTGGGGATAATGAGCAGGGGATTAAAACAGTAGCGGGTAATCCTAATGGGATTGGTTATGTGTCCATTGGCACAGCAGAATATAGCAGTAAACAGGATGTTCCGATTAAGTTACTGCCCGTTGCTGGAATAGCAGCAACCACAGAAAATGTTCAAAACGGCACATTTCCCCTATCTCGTTCCCTGACGTTAGTCACCAAAACTATTCCGGTTGGGTTAGATAAAGCATTTATTGAGTTTTCGCGATCGCAAAAGGTACAAGACATTGTTAAAGAGCAAAACTTTGTCCCCCTCGAAGAATGA
- a CDS encoding metalloregulator ArsR/SmtB family transcription factor: protein MNSKSPSSQAFCVRKLKVLADNTRLTVMEILMEGPKHVGELKAVLGIEQSLLSHHLRVLRDEGFVRATRDGKAVLYQCCLAIRQGNGNRAIDLGCCCLCFD from the coding sequence ATGAACTCAAAAAGTCCATCATCTCAAGCCTTCTGTGTCCGTAAGCTGAAAGTTTTGGCGGACAACACTCGTCTAACTGTTATGGAAATCCTGATGGAAGGACCAAAACATGTTGGGGAGCTCAAAGCTGTGTTGGGAATAGAGCAAAGTCTCCTATCCCATCATCTCAGAGTTTTGCGGGATGAGGGATTTGTTAGGGCGACGCGAGATGGTAAGGCCGTGCTTTATCAGTGTTGCCTCGCCATTCGCCAAGGAAATGGTAATAGAGCAATTGATTTGGGATGTTGTTGCCTATGTTTTGATTAA
- the iscB gene encoding RNA-guided endonuclease IscB, which yields MRVFVLNKNRQPLDPCKPVRARILLSSGKAKVYRRYPFTIILTEEIKQPITHKHQLKIDPGTKTSGLAIIQGKRVIWGAELTHRGFQIRDSLTSRRQLRRSRRNRKTRYRKPRFLNRTRPEGWLAPSLMSRVQNILTWVERLSRLCPITGISQELVRFDTQKLQNPEISGIEYQQGTLYGYELREYLLEKWNRKCAYCGTTGTQLEIEHIKPKSKGGSDRVSNLAIACHPCNQAKSNQNIELFLSKKPSILRRILSQAKRPLADAASVNTTRWKLYHDLKSTGLPVEVGSGGLTKFNRCRQNLPKTHWLDAANVGKVETLIIEVTNPLIITAKGHGTRQLCRTNKYGFPTRHCSRIKFHKGFQTGDIVRAVVTKGKKIGTYIGRVATRKSGFFNISTKSGLVQGISHKYCQFIHRKDGYAYRT from the coding sequence ATGCGTGTCTTTGTACTCAACAAGAACCGACAACCTTTAGATCCGTGTAAACCTGTAAGAGCTAGGATTTTACTTTCGTCAGGAAAAGCGAAGGTCTATCGTCGTTACCCATTTACCATAATTTTGACGGAGGAAATAAAACAGCCAATAACTCATAAACACCAGCTCAAAATAGACCCTGGAACAAAAACAAGCGGTTTAGCTATTATTCAAGGAAAGCGAGTAATTTGGGGAGCCGAACTCACCCATAGAGGTTTTCAAATACGAGATTCTTTGACCTCTCGCAGGCAGTTAAGACGCAGTAGGCGGAATCGTAAGACTCGATACCGCAAGCCCAGATTTCTTAATAGAACCAGACCAGAAGGTTGGCTAGCTCCTAGCTTAATGTCTAGAGTTCAAAACATTTTAACTTGGGTTGAAAGGTTGAGTCGATTGTGCCCTATTACCGGCATCTCTCAAGAATTAGTCAGGTTTGATACTCAAAAACTGCAAAATCCTGAGATATCTGGAATCGAGTATCAACAAGGAACACTTTATGGCTATGAACTCCGAGAATATTTACTTGAAAAATGGAATCGTAAATGTGCTTATTGTGGGACGACAGGAACTCAATTAGAAATTGAGCATATTAAGCCTAAGTCCAAAGGTGGCTCTGATCGAGTTTCTAATTTAGCGATTGCATGTCACCCATGTAACCAGGCTAAATCTAATCAAAACATTGAACTTTTCTTGTCTAAAAAGCCTAGTATCTTGAGACGCATACTAAGTCAAGCTAAACGCCCTCTGGCTGATGCGGCTTCTGTCAATACAACCCGATGGAAGTTGTACCACGATCTCAAGTCAACAGGGCTACCTGTTGAAGTAGGTAGTGGCGGATTAACCAAATTCAATAGGTGTCGTCAAAATCTTCCGAAAACTCATTGGTTGGATGCGGCAAATGTCGGGAAAGTCGAAACATTGATTATCGAAGTAACCAATCCTTTGATAATAACCGCCAAAGGACATGGCACTCGTCAGCTCTGTAGAACCAATAAGTATGGGTTTCCCACTCGTCATTGCTCCAGAATCAAATTTCACAAAGGCTTTCAAACAGGCGACATCGTTCGTGCTGTAGTAACCAAAGGAAAAAAGATCGGTACCTATATAGGACGGGTCGCAACCAGAAAATCAGGGTTTTTCAATATCTCAACTAAATCAGGATTGGTGCAGGGCATCAGTCACAAATATTGTCAATTTATTCACAGGAAGGATGGTTATGCTTATAGGACTTAG
- the arsS gene encoding arsenosugar biosynthesis radical SAM (seleno)protein ArsS (Some members of this family are selenoproteins.): protein MIKTDVSAVTPFRKKLQAPLSKHPITVLQINLGKRCNLACTHCHVEAGPKRTEELSPEICDQLIKLIHQFPQITTVDLTGGAPEMNYGFKPLVEAAYKTGKEVIVRSNLTIYFEPGYEDIPDYFAKHQLRVVASLPCYLEDNVDKMRGKGVYDDSIRAIQWLNRLGYGRNPKLILDLVYNPSLPLSEKFSMTPNQVKLEKDYKVFLKEQFNLDFNQLFTITNIPVGRTKFHLQRTKLYAPYMAFLENSFNASTVEHLMCRNELSIDYLGNVYDCDFNQMENVAATSGTGERLTVSKLLEAGSLDIIEEIRTASYCYGCTAGSGSSCGGALI, encoded by the coding sequence ATGATTAAAACAGACGTTTCAGCTGTTACACCGTTCCGTAAAAAACTGCAAGCTCCCTTAAGTAAACACCCAATCACGGTTTTACAAATTAATCTGGGGAAGCGTTGTAATCTAGCTTGTACTCACTGCCATGTGGAAGCTGGTCCTAAACGAACTGAAGAACTTTCTCCAGAAATTTGTGACCAGCTTATTAAGCTGATTCATCAGTTTCCTCAAATTACGACGGTTGACTTGACTGGTGGTGCGCCAGAGATGAACTATGGCTTTAAGCCATTAGTTGAAGCAGCATACAAAACCGGAAAGGAGGTGATTGTTCGGTCAAATTTGACCATTTATTTTGAACCGGGATATGAAGATATACCTGACTATTTCGCTAAGCACCAATTACGAGTAGTGGCTTCTTTGCCTTGTTATCTCGAAGATAATGTAGATAAAATGCGCGGCAAGGGGGTTTACGATGATTCGATTCGGGCGATTCAATGGCTGAATCGGTTGGGCTATGGTAGAAACCCCAAATTAATTCTTGATTTGGTCTACAATCCTTCGTTACCACTGAGTGAAAAGTTTTCTATGACTCCTAATCAGGTTAAGTTGGAGAAGGATTATAAAGTGTTCCTAAAAGAACAGTTTAATCTTGACTTCAACCAGCTATTTACAATTACCAATATCCCCGTTGGTAGAACAAAGTTTCATTTACAACGCACCAAGCTATATGCTCCCTATATGGCGTTTCTAGAAAACAGTTTCAATGCTAGTACCGTGGAGCATTTGATGTGTCGCAATGAATTGTCTATTGACTATCTGGGTAATGTCTACGATTGCGATTTTAATCAGATGGAAAATGTAGCAGCAACGTCTGGCACTGGAGAAAGGTTGACAGTTAGTAAACTTCTGGAAGCAGGAAGTTTAGACATCATTGAGGAAATTCGTACCGCTTCCTATTGCTATGGCTGTACAGCAGGGTCTGGTTCCAGTTGTGGTGGTGCTTTGATTTGA
- the arsM gene encoding arsenosugar biosynthesis arsenite methyltransferase ArsM, giving the protein MTYLETTAEFYSEVAQTPQVGLCCVQSSPLQLPGLKIPPMMADMNYGCGTTVHPTELSNQPTVLYVGVGGGLEALQFAYFSQRSGGVIAVEPVKAMREAATRNLKIAAQDNSWFDQSFVEIREGDAFALPMPDDSVDVVAQNCLFNIFEPADLMKALKEAYRVLKPGGRLLMSDPIATRPIPPHLQQDERLRAMCLSGALTYQSYVQHLVRSGFGQVEIRAKRPYRLLDCQNYNLEEPLLLESLDSVSFKVVIPEDGPCIFTGKTAIYMGAEEFFDDNAGHILSRGVPAAVCDKTAAKLGKVNPEEILITDSTWHYIGGGCC; this is encoded by the coding sequence ATGACCTATCTCGAAACAACTGCTGAATTTTATTCTGAAGTCGCTCAAACACCCCAAGTTGGTTTGTGTTGTGTCCAAAGTAGCCCCTTACAACTGCCAGGACTGAAAATTCCTCCAATGATGGCGGATATGAATTATGGTTGCGGTACTACGGTACATCCCACAGAACTCAGCAATCAGCCAACTGTCCTCTATGTCGGTGTTGGTGGTGGCTTGGAGGCGTTACAGTTTGCTTATTTTTCCCAACGTTCAGGGGGGGTGATTGCTGTTGAGCCAGTGAAGGCAATGCGGGAGGCGGCTACCCGTAACCTGAAGATTGCTGCTCAAGACAATTCCTGGTTTGACCAGAGTTTTGTGGAAATTCGGGAAGGGGATGCCTTTGCCCTACCGATGCCAGATGATTCTGTAGATGTGGTTGCCCAGAATTGCCTATTCAACATCTTTGAACCGGCTGACCTGATGAAGGCACTCAAAGAAGCCTATCGAGTTTTAAAACCAGGTGGACGACTGTTAATGAGTGACCCCATTGCAACTCGTCCGATTCCACCCCATCTACAGCAAGATGAGCGGCTACGAGCTATGTGTCTGTCTGGTGCGCTCACTTATCAATCCTATGTTCAGCACCTGGTCAGGTCAGGTTTTGGTCAAGTAGAAATTCGAGCAAAGCGTCCCTATCGGCTTCTGGATTGCCAAAACTACAACCTCGAAGAACCCCTGTTGCTGGAAAGTCTGGATTCTGTTTCTTTCAAAGTTGTGATCCCAGAAGATGGACCATGCATTTTTACTGGCAAGACAGCAATTTACATGGGCGCGGAAGAGTTTTTTGATGACAATGCGGGACACATCCTCTCCCGTGGTGTGCCAGCCGCTGTTTGTGATAAAACAGCCGCGAAATTAGGAAAGGTGAATCCAGAAGAAATCTTAATCACTGATTCAACTTGGCACTATATTGGTGGTGGTTGTTGTTAG